The nucleotide sequence CACCCCGGGCCCCCTCCTCCACCCGAATCCTCAATAGGCGCGAATCAACTTTTGCACGATCTGTTCCGAGTCGGTGCGTAAAAGACAAAAATACAGGCCGGAAGGCACTCGCCGTCCACGGTCATCGCTGCCGTTCCATCGATGGGAATGCAAGCCCTTGGATTGATGGGCATCCACCAGCGTAGTCACGCGACGACCGGTCACATCATAGATTTCCATTTTGACGGCTGAATCAGCCGCCAAGCGGTACTGCAGCTGCATCTCACCGTTGCAGGGATTCGGCGTACCGTTCTCAAAGTATAATCCTTCGGCCTGCGCATCCTCCTCGGGAGCTGATCCGGCTGAAGTGCGCAGGTCCGACTCGATGGCGCCGAGATCAGGCGCGCTGCCGGAAAAAGGCCAACCAAGATCGATACCGGCATCGATGGCCGCACTGCCGCGACGCAGGGAGAAATCGCCATGGTCGGCATCGACAAATCCAGGCGCGGCCTCCAATGCCTCTGCATCCGACGCGTTCTCCAGGGTTTTGGGACTGGGGTAATAGAGATTCCGTCTGGCGGTGAAATGAGTCACGCTCCGTTCAACGCTGATGTGCGGACGCCGACCGGCATGAGAAAAAATGTTATTGCTCACCTCGACGCTGTCCACCGTACCTCCGACGAGCAGATCGCCTTCCCGGTTGCCGGACAATGTATTGTGATAAATGCGCACCCGGGTGACCGGGCTCCATCCCTGCACTACGATGCCGGCGACGGCATTGTCATAAATAATGTTGCCGCGCAGGAGAATGTCACGGATATCAGCCGGTCCGCCGTCTGCGCCGGCAGCGACAATGATGCCGGACCGCTCCTGCGAGGCAAAGATGACATTGTTTTCCACCACCACGCTTTGGACCACCCGGCGGTATCCGGGCGGATCTTCCGAGCGCCGCTCTTCATACAGGTGAATGCCGTACCCGCTCATCCCGGAGATCGTATTGCCGCGCAGAATGTTGTTCTTGCCTTCCTGCACATAGATGCCGTGCCCCTGGGTGCCCAGCGCATTTCCGTCCAAGCGGATGATGTTTTTTTCCACCAGGTTGTTGTCCCCGGTCAGCATGATCGCGGCATAGCCGGCTGTGCCGGTCAGCGTGTTGCCGATGAATTCTACGTGATGGGAGCGGCCGGCCCAATTGACATTATACATGGATTTGCCATTGCCGAAATGGAGCCCCTGAATGCGCACATAGGAGGCATCGATGATGAGCCCCCGATCGCTGTTGGTGAAGAGGGGGATCTCATCAGCGTATGCGCAGATGGTCACGTAACGGCCGTCACGGCCGCCCATGCCATAATTGGCACGGATCCAGATCTCACTTTCCGCATACATCCCGCCGCGGACAAAGATCGTGTCTCCCGGGCTGACCCGAGCGACCGCAGCGGAAAGGGTCGCCCAGGGCGCCTCCCGGCTTCCGGATCGGCTATCATTGCCGTTCATCGCGACAAAACGAGAGCCTGCAGCAGCTTCACCGCAAACCACAAAGAGGATAAAAATCAAACAACGGCTGTTCATCGAAACTCCTTCTCCCCCAAAACACGCTTTGTGCTAATGCAGCAACACCATCTTGCAATTTTCCACCTCATGCTGCCCGGACCGCACTTGACAAAAATAAACGCCGGATGGAGACACCCCCCCCTGGTGGTCTTTGCCATCCCAGCGGTAGGAGTACAATCCCGGCTCCAGCCTTCCGCGAAAGAGCACGGAGTGCAGGGCGCCGTCCACATCATAGATGGCGATTTCGACAAAGTCAGAGTAATCCATCTTTAGGCCGATGGTGGTGGTGGGATTGAAAGGATTAGGGTAATTTTGATAAAGCTGAAAGGGTTGCGGCAGCCGCCTTTCCACCTTTTTTCCAGGGACAGCAGCAGGTTGCCAGCGGACCTGAAG is from bacterium and encodes:
- a CDS encoding T9SS type A sorting domain-containing protein, whose product is MNSRCLIFILFVVCGEAAAGSRFVAMNGNDSRSGSREAPWATLSAAVARVSPGDTIFVRGGMYAESEIWIRANYGMGGRDGRYVTICAYADEIPLFTNSDRGLIIDASYVRIQGLHFGNGKSMYNVNWAGRSHHVEFIGNTLTGTAGYAAIMLTGDNNLVEKNIIRLDGNALGTQGHGIYVQEGKNNILRGNTISGMSGYGIHLYEERRSEDPPGYRRVVQSVVVENNVIFASQERSGIIVAAGADGGPADIRDILLRGNIIYDNAVAGIVVQGWSPVTRVRIYHNTLSGNREGDLLVGGTVDSVEVSNNIFSHAGRRPHISVERSVTHFTARRNLYYPSPKTLENASDAEALEAAPGFVDADHGDFSLRRGSAAIDAGIDLGWPFSGSAPDLGAIESDLRTSAGSAPEEDAQAEGLYFENGTPNPCNGEMQLQYRLAADSAVKMEIYDVTGRRVTTLVDAHQSKGLHSHRWNGSDDRGRRVPSGLYFCLLRTDSEQIVQKLIRAY